The following proteins are encoded in a genomic region of Magnolia sinica isolate HGM2019 chromosome 1, MsV1, whole genome shotgun sequence:
- the LOC131220805 gene encoding protein CUP-SHAPED COTYLEDON 3-like, with product MFGMGEIGWEESNEQGLPPGFRFHPTDEELITFYLASKVFNASFSGVEIAEVDLNKCEPWELPEIAKMGEREWYFFSLRDRKYPTGLRTNRATEAGYWKATGKDREVYSTSTGVLLGMKKTLVFYKGRAPRGEKTKWVMHEYRLDGDFSYRHTCKEEWVICRILHKTGGGEKHPFLTNNSFLLEASSPSYPNPSLSLPPFLESQTLESPIQALQNPFANHQDNDMKALNPIHLFPMTFQPSYPSNPSHKSLPHECPTVLKQCKMENSISSFYPQEANFSSWVDRNLPQTLYNHSCIFDMGFGVFGLSSPAAAVQDLSPPATLSRPGFQMLDPPPITGLGESGPLDH from the exons ATGTTTGGGATGGGAGAGATAGGGTGGGAGGAGAGTAATGAACAAGGGCTGCCTCCTGGCTTTAGATTTCACCCAACTGATGAAGAGCTTATCACCTTTTATTTGGCTTCCAAGGTCTTTAATGCCTCCTTCTCTGGTGTTGAAATTGCTGAGGTTGATCTCAATAAGTGTGAGCCTTGGGAGCTTCCAG AAATAGCGAAGATGGGGGAGAGAGAGTGGTATTTCTTCAGTCTCAGAGACCGAAAATACCCAACCGGCCTACGCACGAATAGAGCAACTGAAGCCGGGTATTGGAAAGCTACTGGAAAAGATAGAGAGGTGTACAGCACTTCTACTGGCGTCCTTCTCGGCATGAAGAAAACCCTCGTTTTCTACAAGGGAAGAGCTCCTCGTGGTGAGAAAACCAAATGGGTCATGCACGAATACCGTCTGGACGGCGATTTCTCCTACCGTCACACTTgcaag GAAGAATGGGTGATTTGCAGAATACTTCACAAGACAGGAGGAGGTGAGAAGCACCCATTCCTCACAAACAATAGCTTTCTCTTGGAAGCTTCTTCCCCTTCCTATCCAAACCCATCTCTATCACTACCTCCATTTCTCGAATCCCAAACCCTAGAATCCCCAATCCAAGCCCTACAAAACCCTTTCGCCAATCACCAAGACAATGACATGAAAGCCCTCAATCCAATCCATCTCTTCCCAATGACATTTCAGCCCTCCTACCCATCAAATCCCAGCCATAAATCCCTTCCCCATGAGTGCCCCACTGTTCTAAAACAGTGCAAGATGGAGAATTCCATCTCCTCTTTCTACCCACAAGAAGCTAACTTCAGCAGCTGGGTTGATAGAAATCTCCCTCAGACCCTGTACAACCACTCATGTATTTTTGACATGGGTTTTGGTGTTTTCGGGCTCTCTTCTCCTGCAGCTGCTGTGCAGGACCTGTCTCCTCCTGCTACTCTCAGCAGGCCTGGTTTTCAGATGCTAGATCCCCCTCCAATCACTGGCCTTGGAGAATCTGGACCGTTGGATCACTGA